AAGGAGTGTAGGACTTCAGTTGATCCTTCAAGTAGAGATGATATAAGTTGTTTATGGCTTGAAATGTCATTGGTCAAATTTTCAAACTAAAGCtacatttacactgaaagattgtCGTTAAAGAGTCTTTTTATAAAAATGCTTGTTGCGATAATATTTAATTGTAAACAGGACAAAATGGTCTTTTGTGCAGCATAAAAGTTCATCGTTCTCAGTGGTGCATCGTCGTGTGTAAACGGAAGTCGCACTTCCGAGAACCATGGTATCTTATGTGCCTGGAGCAATCTAATACAGATCATTCAGTGTGTATAGTTTACTGTGGTCTGACTGTGTAAACagggtattaaccccttagcgaccgccgatacgccttttaacggcggccgctaagggtacttaaaccacagcgccgttaattaacggcgctgtggaaaaagtgaatagcgccccccagagtcagattttctccggggtctcagctgccgggggtagctgagaccccagagaacatgattctggggttttttacccaccccgcatttgcgatcgccagtaattaaccgtttaccggcgatcgcaaaaaaaaacaaaacgcgatctctttttaatttctctgtcctccgatgtgatcgcacatcggaggacagagaaaaggggtcccaggtagccccccaatactcacctatctcccccggtgctcctcgtagctcccagtgggcgccgccatcttcaaaatggtgggcgcatgcgcagtgcgcccgccggccggcctcgcgagaatctttggggtctcggctgccgggggtagccgagaccccaaagagcatgatcggggtcggttttacctgtttacctgttttgcgatcgccggtaattaactgtttaccggcgaccgcaaaaaaaaaaaaaaaagtaaggtgtaattctctgtcctctgatgtgatcgcacatcagaggacagataaatagggggattcggggaccctgtcatactcacctgtgtccctggatcctcctgctgctcctcctggccgccggcaaaagaaaatggcgggcgcatgcgcagtgcgcccgccatctgtctccatctgctggccggcaggagaacagcagttggggctaaaattagggttagggctagggttagggctagggctagggttagggctagggttggggctaaagttagggttagggttggggctaaatttagggttaggcttctttcacacttacgtcggtacggagccgtcgcaatgcgtcggcccgacataccgacgcacgttgtgaaaattgtgcacaacgtgggcagcggatgtagtttttcaacgcatccgctgcccaatctatgtcctggggaggagggggcggagttacggccacgcatgcgcggtcagaaatggcggatgcgacgtacaaaaaaacgtttcattgaactttttttgtgccgacggtctgccaaaacacaactgatccagtgcacgatggacgcgacgtgtggccatccgtcacgatccgtcggcaatacaagtctatgggcaaaaaacgcatcctgcgggcacatttgcaggatccgtttcttgtccaaaacgacggattgcgatggatgccaaacgatgcaagtgtgaaagtagccttagggctagggttagggttggggctaaagttagggctggggctaaaattagggttagagttgggattagggttagggtttggattagggttggtattagggttagggttggaattagggttacgcttgggattagggttaggtttgggattagggttaaggttagggttgtgattaggggtgtattgggattagggttaggtttgaggttagggttgagattaggattaggggtgtgttggatttagggttttgattagggttatggttagggttgacattagggttgttttggggtaagggttgtgattatggttagggttagtgattaggattatggatcaggttgagattagggttaggggtgtgttggggttagggttggagctagaattggggggtttccactgtttaggtacatcagggggtctccaaacacgacagccaattttgcgctcaaaaagtcaaatggtgctccctcccttctgagctctgccgtgcgcccaaacagtgggttacccccacatatggggcatcagcgtactcgggataaattggacaacaacttctggggtccaatttctcttgttacccttgtgaaacttgggggctacaaaatcttttttgtgaaaaaaaatttttttttattttcacgactctgcattctaaacttctgtgaagcacttgggcattcaaagttctcaccacacatctagataagttccatgggggtctagtttccaaaatggtgtcacttgtggggggtttccactgtttaggcacatcaggggctctccaaacgcgacatggcgtccgatctcaattccagccaattctacattgaaaaagtaaaacggcactccttctctttctcctgttacccttgtgaaaataaaaatttgtgggcaaaaagatcatttttgtagaaaaaatgcgatttttttttttttttttttttttttcacggctctacattataaacttctgtgaagcacatgggggttcaaagtgctcaccacacatctagataagttccttaaggggtctagtttccaaaatggtgtcacttgtggggggtttccactgtttaggcacatcaggggctctctaaacgtgacatggcgtccaatctcaattccagccaattctgcattgaaaaagtcaaacggcgctccttctcttctaagttctgcattgcgcccaaaaagtggtttacccccacatatggggtattggcgtattcaggagaaattgcataacaaaatttatggttacatttctgtttttacacttgtgaaaataaaaaaaaggttctgaattaagatgtttgcaaaaaaaagttaaatgttcattttttccttccacattgtttcagttcctgtgaagcatgtaaagggttaataaacttcttgaatgtggttttgagaaccttgaggggtgtagtttttagaatggtgtcacacttcattattttctatcatatggacccctcaaaatgacttcaaatgtgatgtggtccctaaaaaaaaaatggtgttgtaaaaattagaaattgctggtcaacttttaacccttataactccctaacaaaaaaaaattttgtttccaaaattgtgcagatgtaaggtagacatgtgggaaatgttatttattaactatttttcgtgacatatctctctgatttaagggcataaaaatacaaagtttgaaaattgcaaaattttaaaaattttcgccatatttccatttttttcataaataatcgcaagtaatatcgaagaaatgttaccactatcaggaagtacaatatgtcacgaaaaaacagtctcagaatcagcgggatccgttgaagcgttccagagttataacctcataaagtgacagtggtcagaattgcaaaaattggctcggtcattaagtaccaaattggctctgtcactaaggggttaagtgaccGACTATCAGTAAATATTTACCAATCGGCCATCGTTTACTGTCCTCAGTTGGTCCATGTACAGTTCCTTGTGAaattatttggccccctggaacttttcaaccttttcccacatatcatgcttcaaacataaagttaccaaatgtaaatatttggtgaagaatcaacagtaagtggaacacaattgtgaagttgaacacaatttattggttattttaaatttttgtggaaattcaaaaactgaaaagtgcaatattattcggcccctttactttcagtgcagcaaactcactccagaagttcagtgtggatctctgaatgatccattgtggtcctaaatgcctaatgatgataaatataatccacctgtgtgtaatcaagtctccgtataaatgcacctgctctgtgatagtctcagggttctgtttgaagcacacagagcatcatgaagaccaaggaacaaaacaggcaggtccgtgatgctgttgtggagaagtttaaagctggatttggatacaaaatgatttccaaagctttaatcatcccaaggagcactatgcaagcgatcatattgaaatggaaggagtatcataccactgcaaatctaccaagacccgaccgtccctctaaactttcatactttcatttcaaacaaggagaagactgatcagagatgcagccaagaggcccatgatcactctgggtgaactgcagagatctacagctgaggtgggacagtctgtccataggacaacaatcagtcgtacactgcacaaatctggcctttatggaagagtgcaagaagaaagccatttctcaaagatatccataaaaagtgtaatttaaagtttgcaacaagccccctgggagacacaccaaacatgtggaagaaggttctctggtcagatgaaaccaaaatcgaatttTATGGCAACAATgctgcaacacagctcatcaccctgaacacaccttccccactgtcaaacatggtggtggcagcatcatggtttgggcctgcttttcttcagcagggacagggaaggtggttaaaattgataggaagatggatggagccaaatacaggaccgttcttgaagaaaacctgttggagtttgcaaaagaccttccaacaagacaatgatcccaaacatagagcaaaatctacagtggaatggttcacaattaaatgtatccaggtgttagaatggccaagtcaaagtccagacttcaatccaatcaagaatctgtggaaagagctgaaaactgctgttcacaaacaatctccatcaaacctcactgagctcgagctgtttgccaaggaagacctggcaagaatttcagtctctcgatgtacaaaactgatagagacataccccaagcgacttgcagctgtaatggcagcaaaagatggcgcaacaaagtattaagctaaaggggccgaataatattgcatgccccacttttcagtttttgaatttcgccccaaaatttaaaataaccaatacatttcgttcaacttcacaattgtgttccacatgttgttgattcttcaccaaaaattaaaatttggtatctttatgtttaaagcatgatatgtgggaaaaggttgaaaacttccagggggccaaatattttcgcaaggcactgtaaatgaaCCCTTATTCTCTGTTTTTCGGGCAGCCTCTGCATTGTGCAGAGGGTTTGTGGTATTTGGGCGCCCATTACAATTGATTTGGTTGTTTACCTAACTGCAACATTTTAGACTAACAAAAGGCAGTGTATTGCTTTGTCTGTGAGTCCTACATACAAGGTTATAAAGTCATGTACCAAAGTTGATAGGTCTTCCGGTGAAATAAGATGTTTAATTTTGGCAATGTTCGTCAGGTAGAAGAATGAAGACTTAGAAACAAAATATCAAACAAATTTCAGAAATAGATCTCCATCATTAATTTCCCCCAAATTGCATCCCTGGTCTGAGCTTTGAAAGGTTGTGTCTCCCAAAGGATAGAGGTGTTTGAGCTGAAGGTTGGCATTTTGCTGTTAAGCGCTACCCTTGGATAAAAAGGACTTCAGTTTTTTCCGAGTACAGTTTTAGCCAGCTGGCATTCATCCATGACCATCTTCTGCTTATGCTTGTCCTTGATCCATTTGTAAACTTTATTATTATCCATTTGTAACATTGCATTCATGGCTGTAGCAATTTTTCCTTGACATTGATAATGGATATTGTTTTCGAATGTGTTGACTTGAACTTAAATTTACACTAGTTGACCTTGCTAGTGAAATAAGTATGAACATCGCCTAATGTTATGTTTGTTTCTTTTCTTGTAGGTTCCTGAGCAATTGTAAAGAGGATTACCTGAAATTATAGCTCCCAAATCAACTTTATGTATGGCTTGGTTAAAGTTGCAGCCTCTTGCATCGACATTTCTTCACTTTGGACTTGTTACTTTGATCTTGCTTCTTCAAAGTCTTCAGGTTTATGCTGTTTCTACAGGAGACACTCCAAGCACTTCACACAGACAAAACCATTCCTGCACTGGTTCCTTTGACTGTAAGGCAGGTGTTATTTTGCCAATATGGTACCCAGAGAACCCTTCACTGGGAGATAAAATTGCCAGAGTCATAGTGTACTTCGTGGCAATGATCTACATGTTTCTTGGTGTGTCCATCATTGCTGATCGTTTTATGGCATCTATAGAGGTCATAACATCACAAGAACGGGAAATCATAATTAAAAAACCCAATGGTGAGACCTCCACAACGACTATTCGAGTATGGAATGAAACCGTTTCCAATTTAACCCTCATGGCACTTGGCTCTTCTGCCCCTGAAATTCTTTTGTCGTTGATTGAGGTGTGTGGTCATAATTTTATTGCTGGAGATCTTGGTCCATCAACCATTGTTGGAagtgcagcatttaacatgtttatCATTATTGCAATTTGTGTGTATGTCATACCTGATGGTGAAGTTCGAAAGATCAAACATCTTAGAGTATTTTTTGTTACCGCAGCGTGGAGCATCTTTGCATACATATGGTTATATATGATCCTCGCTGTGTTCTCTCCTGGAGTGGTGCAAGTTTGGGAAGGTTTGCTCACGTTGTTCTTTTTTCCTGTATGTGTTGTTCTTGCTTGGGTGGCAGACCGACGTCTCCTCTTCTACAAATATATGCACAAAAAGTATCGGACTGACAAGCACAGAGGAATTATGATTGAGACTGAGGCAGAGCACCCAAAAGGGATTGAAATGGATGGCAAAGTCATGAATTCTCATTTTCTAGATGGAAATCTATTAAACATGGACGGAAAAGAAGTAGATGAATCTCGTCGGGACATGATAAGAATCCTTAAGGATTTAAAGCAAAAACATCCTGAGAAGGATTTAGATCAGTTAGTAGAAATGGCTAACTATTATGCCTTGTCACATCAACAGAAGAGCAGAGCATTTTACCGAATACAAGCCACCAGGATGATGACCGGAGCAGGTAACATTCTGAAGAAGCATGCTGCTGAGCAGTCAAAAAGATGCACCAGCTTGCAGGACATATGCTTGGATGAATCTGAAGAGTTTGTATCGAAGATCTATTTTGATCCATGCTCCTATCAATGCCTTGAAAATTGTGGTGCTGTCTTGTTGACTGTTGTTAGAAAAGGCGGCGATATCTCCAAGACCTTGCTGGTGGACTATAAAACTGAAGATGGTTCTGCAAATGCAGGAGCTGACTATGAGTTCACAGAAGGGACCATAGTCTTCAAATCTGGAGAAACCCAAAAGGAGTTTTCTGTTGGAATTATTGATGATGACATCTTTGAAGAAGATGAACATTTTTTTGTGAGACTCAGTAACATACGAATAACTGATGCTCCAGAGCCAGTGGAACCGAATACTTTTAGCTACCCAAAAGCAGTTTTGGTCTCTCCCTATGTGGCCTCCGTTACCATTCTGGACGATGATCATGCCGGGATTTTTACATTTGAATGTGACATTATACGTGTTAGCGAAAGCATTGGGGTGATGGAAGTTAAAGTTCTTAGGACATCAGGAGCCCGGGGCACTGTCATTGTCCCTTTTAGGACAGTTGAAGGCACTGCAAAAGGTGGCGGAGAAGATTTTGAAGACACGTATGGTGAACTGGAATTTAAGAATGATGAAACTGTGTAAGTAATATATTCCCTTCCTTAGTACATTTCTTTATTAGCTGTACAATTTTAAAACTAATGTGATGCCCGATTCCAAAGTGGCAGCAGGTAATATCAATTTATGTTGTGCTGTCTTTTCAAGAAATACTTTTTGTAAATTTTAACTTTAGGGGAAAATGTAAACCTGAAATATTATATCCTGTATCATAGAACGTGCTGGTACAATAATCTACTGTACAAATATCCTCATCTGTATGTTATAGATTGACTTGTCACGGTTGACTCTTTTTCTTTTCTATCAGACACAATTTTCAAAATCGTGTCGCATTTTCAAATGTCAAGTTCTGGTGCACTGTATTGGTCCATCTGCAAACTGTGATTGTAATCTGGACTACTCCTAAATTTCAGTATTCACTGGGGTTTAATAAGATAATTTGATAGTTTCAGATAATAATGTATTCCACCATTAAAtaagatttccttttttttttttatagcagagtTTAAGATTGGATGAGGGATGATATGCTGTTtgctgggggtctgaccactgCCCGATCACCCACAGTGATCCTCAGATCAGGGCTCTAGAATCTTGAAAATGGGGAACTGCAAATCCGTCCTTAATGGAGAGGAGGTGTGCACACTtggcctctgctccattcattttaTATGGGTCTGACGagtacagctgtctgctttttccagCAGTCCCATTGAAAATGAATAGAGCAAAGGCAGAGCATGTACACTTCTGTGCCACTCACTGCAGTGCCACGTTCTAGGGTTTCAGAGCCCCAATAATTAGGATCATTTGAGGTCTCACCAGTTGGTCTGCCAGCGATCGGCAAGTTATGCCCTATCTTATCGATGGGGATAACTTTTTTGCTCAGTGATCTATAATGTTTGTTTTAAGACTTATTCGAGATCAGACCACTAATGCACGGTTGCGGGTCTCCCATCCCAAGCATGACAGCTTCAGGTATTTCTATGAGACTGTTCCATTAAGtttgggagagccgccggccagtctgtgCGTTGCCGTCCAGTCTCGGACCGATttgcacagacatctgaatgagcttcaatgctgaaataatcacagatattattatacaggtccttctcaaaaaattagcatatagtgttaaatttcattatttaccataatgtaatgattacaattaaactttcatatattatagattcattatccaccaactgaaatttgtcaggtcttttattgttttaatactgatgattttggcatacaactcctgataacccaaaaaacctgtctcaataaattagcatatcaagaaaaggttctctaaacgacctattaccctaatcttctgaatcaactaattaactctaaacacatgcaaaacatacctgaggcttttataaactccctgcctggttcattactcaaaacccccatcatgggtaagactagcgacctgacagatgtcaagaaggccatcattgacaccctcaagcaagagggtaagacccagaaagaaatttctcaacaaataggctgttcccagagtgctgtatcaaggcacctcaatggtaagtctgttggaaggaaacaatgtggcagaaaacgctgtacaacgagaagaggagaccggaccctgaggaagattgtggagaaggaccgattccagaccttggggaacctgaggaagcagtggactgagtctggtgtggaaacatccagagccaccgtgcacaggcgagtgcaggaaatgggctacaggtgccgcattccccaggtaaagccacttttgagctacagagaagcagcactggactgttgctaagtggtcccaagtacttttttctgatgaaagcaaattttgcatgtcattcggaaatcaaggtgccagagtctggaggaagactggggagaaggaaatgccaaaatgcctgaagtccagtgtcaagtacccacagtcagtgatggtgtggggtgccatgtcagctgctggtgttggtccactgtgtttcatcaagggcagggtcaatgcagctagctatcaggagattttggagcacttcatgcttccatcggctgaaatgctttatggagatgaagatttcatttttcagcacgacccggcacctgctcacagtgccaaaaccactggtaaatggtttactgaccatggtattactgtgctcaattggcctgccaactctcctgacctgaaccccatagagaatctgtgggatattgtgaagagaaagttgagagacgcaagacccaacactttggatgagcttaaggccgctattgaagcatcctgggcctccataacatctcagcagtgtcacaggctgattgcctccatgccacgccgcattgaagcagtcatttctgcaaaaggattcccgaccaagtattgagtgcataactgaacattattatttgttggtttttttgtatgttattaaaaaacacttttatgtgattggatgggtgaaatatgctaatttattgagacaggttttttgggttatcaggagttgtatgccaaaatcatcagtattaaaacaataaaagacctgacaaatttcagttggtggataatgaatctataatatatgaaagtttaattgtaatcattacattatggtaaataatgaaatttaacactatatgataATTttatgagaaggacctgtattaccacTAATGTTAATACATTATTACATTACATTGGTGTATTCACTTTTTGCATATTGTACATGCTTCCTATATTATATTAATTGACTTCTCTATATCTCAAAGAAACATTAGTGGGGGTTGTTTCAAGATAGATTGTTCCTTGGCACTTTGCCACCATTTTCCATCTTGGGGCAACTCCTTTGAGTTTCTAAGTATCATTACCAAGAATGGTTGTTAATGTATTAATGACACCAGTCCATCTCATTTTCATACCATAATGTTAAGTTTATTCAAATTTTATACAAGCCTAATATGGGTGTTAAACTTGCCACAACTTCAGGTCTGATGACCTAAATTTGCAGCTCAAGTCATTGTGTTCGTAGTTGGGCAGGCTGGTATAGGTGGCTGCAATATGCCTATAGAAATGCATTTTTGCCAATTTAtactaaattaacttttttatggacCATTAGTGATATATTTAGTTCCAGTTTAATGATCCATAATGACATTTTCCTTTTAATTTGTTTACTTGTAAGCTTCCTCGTTCATAACTATGATGAAATGCCATGCTCACCGGTGTTACCAAAATCCGGTGTCAACAACTGATTCtgagtgtgacgctagtcacttctcacggtcaATCCGTGAGTCAGAATAGTCAggcagtccaaggtcagaagccaggggagggcacgtcataaacagaaggaagagactaaagcgtagtcaggtaacgtttcgAGGTCAGAATAGCAGGAAAATGGCAAATCCGAGCAGAAGGGGATAAAcaaatggatggtcagaatgaggtctaAAGTCAGGCAACAAAATATCAACATATAGAACTTGAGGCACAGAGGAAACAAACC
This region of Ranitomeya imitator isolate aRanImi1 chromosome 1, aRanImi1.pri, whole genome shotgun sequence genomic DNA includes:
- the SLC8A3 gene encoding sodium/calcium exchanger 3 isoform X1, producing the protein MAWLKLQPLASTFLHFGLVTLILLLQSLQVYAVSTGDTPSTSHRQNHSCTGSFDCKAGVILPIWYPENPSLGDKIARVIVYFVAMIYMFLGVSIIADRFMASIEVITSQEREIIIKKPNGETSTTTIRVWNETVSNLTLMALGSSAPEILLSLIEVCGHNFIAGDLGPSTIVGSAAFNMFIIIAICVYVIPDGEVRKIKHLRVFFVTAAWSIFAYIWLYMILAVFSPGVVQVWEGLLTLFFFPVCVVLAWVADRRLLFYKYMHKKYRTDKHRGIMIETEAEHPKGIEMDGKVMNSHFLDGNLLNMDGKEVDESRRDMIRILKDLKQKHPEKDLDQLVEMANYYALSHQQKSRAFYRIQATRMMTGAGNILKKHAAEQSKRCTSLQDICLDESEEFVSKIYFDPCSYQCLENCGAVLLTVVRKGGDISKTLLVDYKTEDGSANAGADYEFTEGTIVFKSGETQKEFSVGIIDDDIFEEDEHFFVRLSNIRITDAPEPVEPNTFSYPKAVLVSPYVASVTILDDDHAGIFTFECDIIRVSESIGVMEVKVLRTSGARGTVIVPFRTVEGTAKGGGEDFEDTYGELEFKNDETVKTIRVKIIDEEEYERQESFFIALGEPKWMKRGISALLLNQAVELAERKLSVEEEEAKRIAEMGKPILGEHPKLEVIIEESYEFKNTVDKLIKKTNLALVVGTHSWRDQFMEAITVSAAGDEDEDESGEERLPSCFDYVMHFLTVFWKVLFACVPPTEYLNGWACFVVSIAIIGILTAIIGDLASHFGCTIGLKDSVTAVVFVAFGTSVPDTFASKVAATQDVYADASIGNVTGSNAVNVFLGIGIAWSVAAIYWASQGQEFHVQAGTLAFSVTLFTIFAFVCISVLLYRRRPSIGGELGGPRGCRLATTLLFVTLWLLYILFATLEAYCYIKGF
- the SLC8A3 gene encoding sodium/calcium exchanger 3 isoform X2, encoding MAWLKLQPLASTFLHFGLVTLILLLQSLQVYAVSTGDTPSTSHRQNHSCTGSFDCKAGVILPIWYPENPSLGDKIARVIVYFVAMIYMFLGVSIIADRFMASIEVITSQEREIIIKKPNGETSTTTIRVWNETVSNLTLMALGSSAPEILLSLIEVCGHNFIAGDLGPSTIVGSAAFNMFIIIAICVYVIPDGEVRKIKHLRVFFVTAAWSIFAYIWLYMILAVFSPGVVQVWEGLLTLFFFPVCVVLAWVADRRLLFYKYMHKKYRTDKHRGIMIETEAEHPKGIEMDGKVMNSHFLDGNLLNMDGKEVDESRRDMIRILKDLKQKHPEKDLDQLVEMANYYALSHQQKSRAFYRIQATRMMTGAGNILKKHAAEQSKRCTSLQDICLDESEEFVSKIYFDPCSYQCLENCGAVLLTVVRKGGDISKTLLVDYKTEDGSANAGADYEFTEGTIVFKSGETQKEFSVGIIDDDIFEEDEHFFVRLSNIRITDAPEPVEPNTFSYPKAVLVSPYVASVTILDDDHAGIFTFECDIIRVSESIGVMEVKVLRTSGARGTVIVPFRTVEGTAKGGGEDFEDTYGELEFKNDETVKTIRVKIIDEEEYERQESFFIALGEPKWMKRGISAVELAERKLSVEEEEAKRIAEMGKPILGEHPKLEVIIEESYEFKNTVDKLIKKTNLALVVGTHSWRDQFMEAITVSAAGDEDEDESGEERLPSCFDYVMHFLTVFWKVLFACVPPTEYLNGWACFVVSIAIIGILTAIIGDLASHFGCTIGLKDSVTAVVFVAFGTSVPDTFASKVAATQDVYADASIGNVTGSNAVNVFLGIGIAWSVAAIYWASQGQEFHVQAGTLAFSVTLFTIFAFVCISVLLYRRRPSIGGELGGPRGCRLATTLLFVTLWLLYILFATLEAYCYIKGF